From the genome of Spinacia oleracea cultivar Varoflay chromosome 2, BTI_SOV_V1, whole genome shotgun sequence, one region includes:
- the LOC110789223 gene encoding LIM domain-containing protein PLIM2c: MAFTGTLDKCKACDKTVYFVDLLSADGATFHKSCFRCSHCKGTLVMSNYSSMDGVLYCKTHFEQLFKESGDFRKNFQNGVKTDRQYEQSRTPNKLSSFFSGTQEKCPTCNKTVYPYEKITMEGESYHKSCFRCAIGGCSLTHSSYAALDGILYCKHHFQQLFMEKGTYSHVKDAAKKNALSLAESTKTTDPGAETNAEELTTEA, from the exons ATGGCATTTACTGGAACTCTTGATAAATGCAAGGCTTGTGACAAAACTGTCTACTTTGTTGATTTGTTATCAGCTGATGGGGCAACTTTCCATAAGTCCTGCTTCAGATGTAGCCACTGCAAAGGCACACTCGTG ATGAGCAACTACTCATCAATGGATGGAGTCCTCTACtgcaaaactcactttgaacaACTCTTCAAAGAATCGGGGGATTTCCGCAAAAACTTTCAAAATG GGGTAAAGACAGACCGGCAATACGAGCAG AGCAGGACCCCTAACAAACTTTCATCCTTCTTCTCTGGAACCCAAGAAAAGTGTCCTACTTGCAATAAAACTGTCTATCCATATGAAAAG ATAACAATGGAGGGAGAATCCTACCACAAATCATGCTTCAGGTGTGCAATAGGAGGGTGTTCTCTAACACACTCATCCTATGCTGCTCTCGACGGAATCCTGTACTGTAAGCACCATTTCCAGCAGTTGTTCATGGAGAAAGGAACCTACAGTCACGTAAAGGATGCTGCTAAGAAGAATGCATTATCTTTAGCCGAATCAACCAAAACAACCGATCCAGGAGCCGAGACAAATGCTGAAGAACTAACTACTGAAGCATAA
- the LOC110789210 gene encoding uncharacterized protein — translation MMEDQSGDEFDDCLIKLRVNPKRRRGKVYVGCGAGFSGDRPMAAFKFLQSVKELNYIVLECLAERTLADRYKEMISGGDGYDPRISEWMHLLLPLAVERGTCIITNMGAMDPIGAQQKVLGIASSLGLNITVVVAHEIAFKDPGSRSSCNKSYVMDGGISTYLGAAPIVRCLELYKPDVIITSRVADAALFLAPMVYELGWNWDDLEKLAQGALAGHLLECGGQLTGGYFMHPGDKHRDISFQCLLDLSLPFVEVNYEGEVCVAKADGSGGVLNFSTCAQQLLYEIADPSSYVTPDVVLDIRDVTFEPLSSSKILCTGAKPSATSTPEKLLQLVPKESGWKGWGEISYGGYECVKRARAAEYLVRSWMEESYPGINSCIISYIIGFDSLKAVCNESISSIADGSRDIRLRMDGLFEVEEHAIKFVREFTALYTNGPAGGGGISTGHKKEVVLVKELVGRESTFWRVSARGTNLANTNDQKLRDTKGLKPQTSIAEKSVPLLNGIMDLSDQNLKILSSKYPIFPAPSGKKIPLYEVAHSRVGDKGNDMNFSIIPHFSQDIDRLQMIISPEWVKEVLSPLLNPSPFPHPDAILKRNKWVEENVRVEIYEVKGIHSLNVVVRNILDSGVNCSRRIDRHGKTISDIILSQQVVLP, via the exons ATGATGGAGGACCAAAGTGGtgatgaatttgatgattgTTTGATCAAACTG AGAGTCAATCCTAAAAGGAGACGGGGTAAAGTTTATGTTGGTTGTGGAGCTGGCTTTAGTGGTGACAGGCCAATGGCAGCTTTTAAGTTTCTTCAAAGTGTGAAGGAGCTTAACTATATTGTACTTGAATGTCTTGCTGAGCGCACTCTAGCTGATCGATACAAGGAGATGATATCTGGCGGAGATGGTTATGACCCACGTA TTTCGGAGTGGATGCATCTGCTCTTACCTCTGGCTGTGGAAAGAGGAACATGCATAATTACAAATATGGGCGCAA TGGACCCAATTGGTGCTCAGCAAAAGGTCCTTGGAATTGCAAGCAGCCTGGGGCTTAATATAACAGTTGTTGTTGCACATGAAATTGCCTTCAAAGATCCAG GGTCAAGATCCTCATGCAACAAATCATATGTCATGGATGGT GGAATTAGCACATATCTAGGAGCAGCACCAATTGTAAGGTGTCTTGAGTTATACAAGCCAGATGTCATCATTACTAGTCGTGTTGCAGATGCTGCCCTATTCTTAGCTCCAATG GTATATGAACTCGGTTGGAACTGGGATGATCTGGAGAAGCTAGCACAAGGAGCTTTAGCAGGCCACCTTTTAGAGTGCGGTGGTCAGCTGACTGGAGGTTATTTTATGCACCCAG GAGACAAACACAGAGATATTTCTTTTCAGTGTCTTCTAGATTTATCACTACCATTTGTTGAAGTCAATTACGAGGGAGAAGTATGTGTGGCCAAGGCTGATGGCAGTGGTGGTGTTCTGAACTTCAGTACTTGTGCTCAGCAGCTTCTCTATGAGATTGCAGACCCAAGTTCGTATGTCACTCCTGATGTG GTCTTAGATATCCGTGACGTTACATTTGAACCCTTATCCAGCAGCAAGATTCTCTGTACTGGAGCTAAACCCTCTGCTACATCAACTCCTGAGAAACTTCTGCAGCTAGTGCCAAAG GAATCTGGATGGAAAGGGTGGGGAGAAATATCTTATGGAGGCTATGAATGCGTTAAACGTGCAAGAGCAGCTGAGTATCTG GTTAGGTCTTGGATGGAAGAATCATATCCAGGCATAAATAGCTGCATAATTTCTTACATTATTGGATTTGATAGCTTGAAAGCAGTCTGCAACGAAAGTATCAGCTCAATAGCGGATGGGTCCCGAGATATAAGGCTCCGCATGGATGGACTATTTGAGGTTGAGGAACATGCAATCAAATTTGTTAGGGAGTTCACTGCTTTATATACCAATGGGCCTGCTGGTGGTGGTGGTATTAG TACTGGACACAAGAAAGAAGTAGTTTTGGTCAAAGAACTG GTTGGACGCGAGTCTACTTTCTGGCGTGTTAGTGCTAGGGGCACAAACTTGGCTAACACAAATGACCAGAAACTCCGTGACACGAAGGGGCTCAAACCGCAAACTTCCATTGCAGAGAAGTCGGTCCCATTACTCAACGGGATTATGGATTTGTCCGATCAGAATCTGAAAATTTTATCAAGTAAATATCCAATATTTCCTGCACCATCAGGCAAGAAAATTCCTCTGTATGAAGTTGCACATAGCAGGGTTGGAGATAAAGGCAATGACATGAACTTCTCCATAATCCCCCATTTCTCCCAAGATATAGACAGGCTGCAGATGATAATAAGTCCTGAATGGGTGAAGGAAGTGTTGTCTCCTCTTTTGAACCCTTCACCATTTCCACACCCAGATGCCATTTTAAAGAGAAATAAATGGGTCGAAGAAAATGTTAGAGTGGAGATTTACGAGGTTAAAGGAATTCATTCGTTAAATGTTGTGGTTCGTAATATTCTTGATAGTGGTGTCAACTGCTCTCGGCGGATTGATCGGCATGGAAAGACCATATCGGATATCATACTATCCCAACAAGTCGTgttgccttaa